The segment ATTATTGATTTGATTTTGCATATTATAACAAACAGGTGAAGAATTCAAAGAAATTGTTGGTAGTGCATATTATATTGCACCTGAGGTCTTGAAGAGGAAATATGGACCAGAAGCAGATATATGGAGTATTGgtgttatgttgtatatttttcTATCTGGTGTTCCTCCCTTTTGGGCCGGTAAGTTGTTATATTAGCATTCTCATTTCCTGCAGGTAATTAATTTAAATGTATTCCTGCAGCTAAAATATACAACTTttgttgatagaatccgaaaatgggatattcaattcaatattacGCGGCCACATTGATTTCTCGAGCGATCCATGGCCTTCAATTTCACCTCAAGCGAAGGAACTTGTGAAGAAGATGTTAAATTCGGATCCCAAGCAGAGGTTAACCGCAGTGCAGGTTCTAAGTAAGATGGCTCAATGTTTTGTTTTGTGCTGTAAAAAATTCAGCCAGCATGATTCTAATGAGATATGTATGCGTATGGGCAAACAGGCCATCCATGGATCAAAGAGGATGGTGAAGCACCTGATACACCTCTTGACAACGCAGTTATTTCTAGGCTCAAACAGTTTAAAGCAATGAACAACTTCAAGAAAGTTGCTTTGCGGGTATTTCATTAAATCCATAttatttcaaagttcaaacatcTCAGTGATTAGACTTGCCAAAAACAATGGTAACAAATTTTCCTGGAAAATCTTGCGTAGGTCATTGCGGGATGTTTATCAGAGGAAGAAATCATGGGATTGAAGGAGATGTTCAAGGGCATGGATACCGATAACAGCGGGACCATAACACTCGAAGAATTAAAGCAAGGCCTTTCTAAACAAGGAACAAAGCTCACTGAATATGAAGTTCAACAACTAATGGAAGCTGTAAGTCATTTCCAAACATCTATTTCTATTTTTTCCGTAATATTACAAAAGATAAATATTTACCTACTGATTTTCTTGACTTCtatgaatatgtatatatattatataggcTGATGCAGACGGAAACGGAACCATAGACTACGATGAGTTCATCACGGCCACAGTGCATATGAACCGAATGGACCGGGAAGACCATCTCTACCATGCCTTCCAACACTTTGATAAAGACAACAGCGGGTAATGATATATAGTAGCACTAAATCTAGTTCCAATCATTTTACGTTGTGAAATTTTGTTTTCTAACCTGGTGAATGTAACTGCATATGTATATATGCCTACTTTCAGGTACATCACGAACGAAGAACTAGAGCAAGCTCTGCGTGAACATGGCATGCATGACGCCAACATTAAGGAAATCGTTTCTGAAGTTGACTCTGACAATGTAAGCAATATATATTACTATTTTGAAAGTAAAACCAaagcaactttttcattttagaatCAAccttttcattcaaaataatcatgGTTAACTCACACATGGTATTTACGACGTTTGACACATTTTTATAGGACGGAAGGATCAACTATGATGAGTTCGTGGCAATGATGAGAAAAGGAAACCCTGAAGCACATACCAAGAAGCGGCGTGAATTATCTGTTAATATCGagacataaaaaaaaattattaatacaaATGCATTGTAATTTCCCATTCAAAATCAAGAGAAAAATTGGGAGAGGATACGATAATATTTAGGACATGGCtaaggtttttcttttttaaattttaagtttgacGGGGATTTGAGGATTTCTAAACCTAAtggattttttatttatttgtttttggtATAAAGAGGTAGTATGAGAATACAAAACAAAGGGCCATTTTTCTTTATtgtaattgaatgaattaaacttgaaaatcaatattgatatgttttgattattaattttcttaatttttttatgaacatTGTAATcacatttttaaaaatcaaaagaaaaaaatataaactGATAATATTGAAAAgattcaaaaataaattaaagttgCATTGTCTTAATCAGTTGTTGATAATTACATCCTAATCTTACATCACCAAATAAATCAGTTGATAATTAGCATCTTGATAATTCAAATGATGAGTGACATCTCTTACAACACATACAATTTAAGTCCGTTTTGATTTTTATGCCAAATATTCCTCTTTCACAATAATTTAAACTTAAAAGTttatgagaaataataataacgCACATAAGAAATGGCTAAGAGAATCACTATTAATATAGAAGCAATAAAGTACTTATATATGCACGGCAATTTAAGTTATAGAAGAAATCCACATAGTAATTTATACAAATTGAATAAAGAAAATCCGAAAAGGAAGGTATAGTGTAAGCAGAAAAAGTTATTGTTGGTAAGGGATATTAAGATCAAAATCCAGCATGGTCTTAGGATGACTTAGATCAGGCTGTTGAGATAGATGAGGCAACAGCATTGGGGTCATCATACAGGGTTCTTGTTTGGTTTTGCCCTGCTGCAATAACTCCACCTTGTTCTTCTTCACCCGATGATATGTTTTGTGGCCACCAAGAGCCTGACCCGTTTCGAAAGTCTTGCCACATATCTCACATTGGTGCTCACTTTTCACCGCCTTATTCTTCCTTGATCTTCTTGCATGGCATGGGTCCACTCCGCTCGCACTTTTTGTACCTCCTAGTTCGAACTCCATTGAGGTATCTTCAGTCTTCATCTTCTTGTTTTTCCTTGTCTCCATGTGGGGGGGTGTCACCCTCAACTTCAAGGGCTGTGCATCCTGGCTAGGGATTCTGTTGGAGCCTCTTTTACCAGTTCGAGACCACTTGAAATTAAAGTCTTTGAGCGAATCGATGGTGTGGGGGCCATTCCCTTGTTTGACAACGGTGTCAACTCCGCTTGAAATAACATTGCTTTCTTGAGACGAATCCATATGACGATGGATGTTCGTATGCTGGCACAGCAACTTCATCGATGAGAAACTTTCAGTGCAAACCAAACAACTGAagaaatcatcatcatcatcatcatcatcaacatcTTGTTGTTGTTGTTGGAGCTCAGTTTTTGAGGTGGGGTGATGGTGACTATGGATCCGAAGATGGCCAGCCATGGCCCTCTTCGACATGAACCCTTTGCCGCAGTATCTACAAAAGAAACTATTTCTTGAATCATGAGGGGTTCCCGCATCCTGGGTTTTCAAATACTTGCCACCCAAGAAAGGTAAGGAACAAGAGTCCGCAGGCACCATCTCACTTCTCTTATCGCTGCAATCACTTGCCTCAACTCCTCTTCACTATCATACATTATCAGAGAATAATAAAAGTGGAAAGAAGATGAAATTACCACAGTAAATATATCAGAGGATAAGAAGAAAACACTGACTGTGTCGTGcgtatctatatatatacatagataCGGAGAGAGAGTTACAGAAGAAGACAAACCCAAGTGAGGTAGGATTTGGAGATTGTATCTTGACTCAAATTTAAAGAAAGCTTGATTAACAAGTAACTTTTAATTATCCTTTGTTTTTTTAGGGATTATTAAGTCCTTTGCTAAAACCTACTTCTTTCTGACCTAGGAATTCTACATTTGCTTCGCGATATATATGACCAATAATTAACTGAGTCATGCCTAATCttaatattatttcaataattaaCCAAGTCACGATTTAATTAATgacacatatttcatattttgatATTGTATTTCCCTATTCTTAGTATTATTTTATAGGGTGATATCAATTGGTTGGACtggatttttagatttttaaatttaccatcataattcaatttaattttggtttttcatattaattttatattttgaatttttaatattattttaacaacATAAGTTTTGTATTATAATTTTTGAATATTGTTtaagaaaatttcaaattttttacataaatatatatattgtaaaGAAGAGATAAAAAGTATCAATTAAGAGCTAATAGTAGATCAAAGTTGGATAGCCTTACCATCAACCAAAGGAGGGGCAACATGAAAAATTCTTACGCCAATGGGAAAACCTTTCATTAGATCAGTTAAAGTGTCCGCAAAAGAGTTTGCGTCTCTATGTATTTGCTTAAAAAGCATTCTCCCCTCACGGTTGCACATTTCTTGAATTCGCAAAATCAAATCCATGTTTGAATGTCCTCTACAATCTCCATTAACATCTTTGATAACTAGAACACAATCAGTCTCAATAATAACATTTACCCAATTAGCTTCCCAAGCTACTTGGAGTCCATCATAAATAGCCTAGAGCTCAGCTTGTAGCACACTATACCTCCCAATGTTCCTTCCTATTCCCCACATCCACTACTGCCAACCAAGAAAGACTTGAATTCGGATTTCGAGCATTATCTATAATCAGTTTAAAGAAACCAATGGGCGGTGGTGCCCAACTTTAATTTCGAGTTCactattttatataaaatgtttatttttatatcataaaaaattaaaattaaaagtatattaaataaaaaaattcgaTTAAATTCTGTGTAACTGTAGTTTTCAAACTTACataaaataaatcattcaaatatCTCTCGgagtcaattttcaatttttcttcttcaatcctATTATCGTAGATTAATTTGCAATGTTGACTTGAAATCCATTACCTCCTCTTGCTCTAATTTTTTTGACTTAATTTTATAGTGATTCAAACTAGAACCGTATTAATTTGGAAAGGACCATATTTCTATTGTAAGAAAAAGAATGGTAGAATAAGGTTCCGTTTGTTTGccaataaaatatttttagaaaataatttctgaaaatgatttacttttctagaaATGATTTACTTTTTTGGTGTTTAGATGaatctatgtaaaatattttccgtTATTTGGTAGATTtcctaaaatattttataaaaaccgttttaaattaaataaatatatatttaagaatgtattatcttttcattgtttatttgaatttattatatatatatatatataaataaatttatattttaatttttttacataaatTACAATGATTTTAAGTGCCAACTAGATTTTAACTATATTTGTTAATACATACTTTATCTGGCTAAATTATACAGTTTTCACTCAAATGCATAATTTAGCCAgatgaagtatgtattaacaGAATATGATGAGAGTGGAGAAAATTTTTCCGAAAAATGTCTTACCAATTAAAAatctgtaagacattttccctAAAATCCCTTCTCATTTTTTCGTGTTTCTGAAAACGTTTTATCAATGTAAGTTATTTTCAAGCAAACAAACACTAAAAAACTAGAAAAATATTTTCCGGAAAATATTTTCCTAGTAGACAAACGTACCCTAAATATTATCATTTGAGCAGATCACTGTACATAATAGAACTCAGTTTTGTTTTACTTTCTGCTTATGAAAGTAATTAAGGTACATTTGCATTAGTAAAAGCAAACTAGTCATCAAATTTACTCGATATTTACTTTCATGATATGACAATCTAATTAAATTGAATCTCTGGAGGATCTGTGAGTTATTAGGGAAAACACAGAGAttaaccccccaaaaaaattaGGTCAAGCcacaaaacaaaatttcataactaaaagaatattaaaaaaaaaaagtcagaTCCTATGGTCTCTTATAGTCCCCATTGAGGCCCACTTTTTGTTCATAATGTGAATGCAAATCATCGCTGGTTTTGCCTTTGTGTCTCCGTATATAAGTATTAAACATGTGCAAAGGCAATCCATCATCACCCAAAGCTTCATTCTCACTTTTTTCTCAGCTGAAATGTTGACACCAGAAGATAATCTAGTCAGTTTCTGTCAACCGAGTACCGCTTCTCCCATTAGATTCTTCCCTCAAATAGCTATTACGCGTACACCAACACCAGTACTGGGGGATCGGTCCATCTTCTCCAATAACCCAAGAATGCTCTGCTAAAGCATTCAATGTCATCCTCTGTTTCGGGTCTGAAAAAAAACAAATGTTAACATTTTCACAACCATCAAGAATAGCACAGCCA is part of the Gossypium arboreum isolate Shixiya-1 chromosome 5, ASM2569848v2, whole genome shotgun sequence genome and harbors:
- the LOC108451017 gene encoding calcium-dependent protein kinase 17, whose amino-acid sequence is MGNLCSRSDPAANPDEKGEPGPENELNTSTSMNEDSPNSPPKASPTQSISSKPSNKPNPIGPVLGRPMEDIKTTYNIGKELGRGQFGVTHLCTNKSTGEQFACKTIAKRKLANKEDIEDVRREVQIMHHLTGQSNIVELKGAFEDKHSVHLVMELCAGGELFDRIIAKGHYTERAAASLLRTVVQIVHTCHSMGVIHRDLKPENFLLLNKDEDSPLKATDFGLSVFYKPGEEFKEIVGSAYYIAPEVLKRKYGPEADIWSIGVMLYIFLSGVPPFWAESENGIFNSILRGHIDFSSDPWPSISPQAKELVKKMLNSDPKQRLTAVQVLSHPWIKEDGEAPDTPLDNAVISRLKQFKAMNNFKKVALRVIAGCLSEEEIMGLKEMFKGMDTDNSGTITLEELKQGLSKQGTKLTEYEVQQLMEAADADGNGTIDYDEFITATVHMNRMDREDHLYHAFQHFDKDNSGYITNEELEQALREHGMHDANIKEIVSEVDSDNDGRINYDEFVAMMRKGNPEAHTKKRRELSVNIET
- the LOC108451018 gene encoding zinc finger protein ZAT9-like, with product MVPADSCSLPFLGGKYLKTQDAGTPHDSRNSFFCRYCGKGFMSKRAMAGHLRIHSHHHPTSKTELQQQQQDVDDDDDDDDFFSCLVCTESFSSMKLLCQHTNIHRHMDSSQESNVISSGVDTVVKQGNGPHTIDSLKDFNFKWSRTGKRGSNRIPSQDAQPLKLRVTPPHMETRKNKKMKTEDTSMEFELGGTKSASGVDPCHARRSRKNKAVKSEHQCEICGKTFETGQALGGHKTYHRVKKNKVELLQQGKTKQEPCMMTPMLLPHLSQQPDLSHPKTMLDFDLNIPYQQ